In one window of Streptomyces roseofulvus DNA:
- a CDS encoding ATP-binding protein, whose amino-acid sequence MKTIRASNVLLVGPPGVGKTMLAVALARSAVDAGHRVYFTTAAELAAKCHKAALEGRWSSVMRFFAGPRLLMIDELGYLPLPGDGASALFQVINQRYLKSSTILTTNVGIADWAGAFGDATVAAAMLDRLLHRAAVVGIDGPSYRLRSHQSHSDNLRKGETGRAG is encoded by the coding sequence ATGAAGACGATCCGGGCCTCCAACGTCCTGCTGGTCGGCCCGCCCGGCGTCGGCAAGACCATGCTGGCCGTCGCCCTTGCCCGCTCCGCGGTCGACGCCGGCCACCGCGTCTACTTCACCACCGCCGCGGAACTCGCCGCCAAATGCCACAAAGCCGCACTCGAAGGCCGCTGGTCAAGCGTCATGCGGTTCTTCGCCGGCCCCCGCCTGCTCATGATCGACGAACTGGGCTATCTGCCGCTGCCGGGCGACGGCGCGTCCGCTCTCTTCCAGGTGATCAACCAGAGGTATCTGAAGTCGAGCACGATCCTCACGACCAACGTCGGTATCGCCGACTGGGCCGGCGCCTTCGGCGACGCCACCGTGGCCGCCGCGATGCTCGACCGGCTCCTGCACCGCGCTGCCGTGGTCGGCATCGATGGACCGTCCTACCGCCTCCGCTCGCACCAATCCCACTCCGACAACCTCCGCAAAGGGGAGACCGGACGTGCTGGTTGA
- a CDS encoding ATP/GTP-binding protein translates to MEARIVFIPDAAEAPAPAEPVIDPAVLARQAVDSMRLDGPSVASPRAAGRYLIGMPMWLWATPSPSTFGPVSASASAGAVTVTATAKVTSVRWTTGDGTTITCTGPGTPYAARHGAQDSPTCGHRYTRSAEYEGTATSTWTVTWEAPALGDSGTITETRATAFTAWVGEAQAVGTS, encoded by the coding sequence TTGGAGGCCCGGATCGTCTTCATCCCGGACGCCGCCGAGGCTCCCGCGCCTGCCGAGCCGGTCATCGACCCCGCCGTCCTGGCCCGCCAGGCGGTCGACTCGATGCGCCTGGACGGCCCGTCGGTGGCCTCGCCGCGCGCGGCCGGCCGGTACCTGATCGGCATGCCCATGTGGCTGTGGGCCACCCCGTCCCCGTCGACGTTCGGGCCGGTGTCGGCGTCCGCCTCCGCCGGGGCCGTCACCGTCACCGCCACCGCCAAGGTGACGTCGGTCCGCTGGACGACGGGCGACGGCACCACCATCACCTGCACGGGCCCCGGCACCCCGTACGCGGCCCGGCACGGCGCCCAGGACTCGCCCACGTGCGGCCACCGCTACACCCGCTCCGCCGAGTACGAGGGCACCGCCACCTCGACCTGGACCGTCACGTGGGAGGCGCCCGCCCTCGGCGACTCCGGCACGATCACCGAGACCCGCGCCACGGCGTTCACGGCGTGGGTGGGCGAGGCGCAGGCCGTCGGCACCAGCTGA
- a CDS encoding SMI1/KNR4 family protein, with amino-acid sequence MDEFMGTQAPPRRIQDAVEALTAFEQAWSELTVLRRPEPAKVDWAAVESGLGTALPPDFKLLTELYPRLVVGDTLFVTSPQPGDEQAWVEATLEDLEIVEEWCEYAELDPPVQAFPASGGLLRCGSTDWGDYLLWSTSGDGAEWTITVATRGGGWWHYNGGLVQFLTGLVDGSVDQWGLHTIRPTITGHPPASA; translated from the coding sequence ATGGACGAGTTCATGGGCACCCAGGCCCCGCCCCGCCGGATTCAAGATGCTGTTGAGGCGCTGACGGCGTTCGAGCAGGCATGGTCGGAGCTGACCGTGCTCCGGCGTCCAGAGCCCGCGAAGGTCGATTGGGCGGCTGTCGAAAGCGGTCTGGGCACCGCTCTCCCGCCGGACTTCAAGCTGCTCACCGAGCTCTATCCCCGCCTCGTGGTGGGGGACACGCTCTTCGTCACCTCCCCGCAGCCCGGCGATGAGCAGGCATGGGTCGAAGCCACACTCGAAGACCTGGAGATCGTCGAGGAGTGGTGCGAATACGCGGAGCTCGATCCGCCGGTGCAGGCTTTCCCGGCATCTGGCGGCCTTCTCCGCTGCGGGTCGACAGACTGGGGCGACTACCTCCTGTGGTCGACAAGCGGGGATGGCGCCGAATGGACGATCACCGTGGCCACCCGCGGAGGCGGCTGGTGGCACTACAACGGCGGACTCGTGCAGTTCCTCACCGGACTGGTGGACGGCAGCGTCGACCAGTGGGGACTGCACACGATCAGGCCCACCATCACCGGCCACCCCCCGGCCTCTGCTTGA
- a CDS encoding long-chain fatty acid--CoA ligase, with amino-acid sequence MSSAQYLLESRPHSVAHLFLSRVEATPDREAYRYPAEVDGGEEWRSLTWEQAAQRVKAIAAGLLSLGLRSEERVAISSSTRIEWILADMGVMCAGAAATAVYPSTNGEETAYILADSGSRAIFVENAEQLAKVAAHKSELPDLDVVVLFDPAPDAAAIEGLEVLTLAELERRGAEYLAKHPDAVETTVQGIGPEQLATLIYTSGTTGRPKGVRLVHDCWSYQGVAQESTGLVLADDVQFLWLPLSHVFGKALIAGQVQSGHVMAVDGRVDLIITNLPVIRPTIMASAPRVFEKVYNGIAARARAEGGAKYKIFQWAAKVARDYARTGQEQMVATGRRTVPLSLAVQRALADKLVYGKIRAAFGGRLRGSASGSAALAPDIGYFFAGVGVPVLEGYGLTETSAACTVNPADDSRVGTVGRPLPGTEVRIAEDGEILLRGPGIMRGYHNLPDKTAEVLENDGWFRTGDIGEVDKDGYVRITDRKKDLFKTSGGKYVAPTEIEGRFKAVCPFASNILVIGNDRNYCTALVALDESVIMPWAAANGLAGRGYAEVVTSPEVHALIDGFVQRLNTGLQRWQTIKKFAVLPRDLDVEHGELTPSLKVKRPVVEREYADLVEAMYEGAREV; translated from the coding sequence ATGAGTTCCGCGCAGTACCTTCTCGAAAGCCGCCCGCATTCCGTGGCGCACCTGTTCCTGTCACGGGTCGAGGCCACCCCCGACCGGGAGGCGTACCGGTATCCCGCAGAGGTCGACGGCGGTGAGGAGTGGCGTTCGCTGACATGGGAGCAGGCGGCACAACGGGTGAAGGCGATTGCGGCCGGACTTCTCTCCCTGGGCCTGCGGAGCGAGGAGCGGGTGGCGATCTCCTCGTCGACGCGGATCGAGTGGATCCTCGCCGACATGGGCGTGATGTGCGCGGGCGCGGCGGCGACGGCCGTCTACCCGAGCACCAACGGCGAGGAAACGGCGTACATCCTGGCCGACTCGGGCAGCCGTGCGATCTTCGTGGAGAACGCCGAGCAGCTGGCCAAGGTCGCCGCGCACAAGAGCGAGCTGCCGGACCTGGACGTTGTGGTCCTGTTCGATCCCGCGCCGGACGCGGCCGCGATCGAGGGACTGGAGGTGCTCACCCTCGCCGAGCTGGAGCGGCGCGGCGCCGAGTACCTCGCGAAGCACCCCGACGCGGTCGAGACGACGGTCCAGGGCATCGGCCCGGAGCAGCTCGCCACGCTGATTTACACCTCCGGCACGACCGGCCGCCCCAAGGGCGTGCGGCTCGTGCACGACTGCTGGTCCTACCAGGGCGTCGCCCAGGAGTCGACGGGCCTCGTCCTTGCCGACGACGTGCAGTTCCTGTGGCTGCCGCTGTCTCACGTCTTCGGCAAGGCCCTGATCGCGGGCCAGGTGCAGTCCGGGCACGTCATGGCCGTGGACGGCCGGGTCGACCTCATCATCACGAACCTGCCGGTCATCCGGCCCACCATTATGGCGTCCGCGCCGCGGGTCTTTGAGAAGGTCTACAACGGCATCGCCGCCAGGGCCCGTGCCGAGGGCGGCGCCAAGTACAAGATCTTCCAGTGGGCGGCGAAGGTCGCACGCGACTACGCCAGGACCGGCCAGGAGCAGATGGTCGCCACCGGCCGCCGCACTGTCCCGCTGTCCCTGGCCGTCCAGCGCGCCCTTGCCGACAAGCTGGTCTACGGCAAGATCCGCGCGGCCTTCGGCGGCCGGCTGCGCGGCAGCGCGTCGGGCAGCGCCGCGCTCGCCCCCGACATCGGCTACTTCTTCGCCGGTGTCGGCGTCCCCGTGCTGGAGGGCTACGGCCTCACGGAGACGAGCGCGGCCTGCACCGTCAACCCTGCCGACGACAGCCGGGTGGGCACGGTCGGCAGGCCGCTGCCCGGGACGGAGGTCCGTATCGCCGAGGACGGGGAGATCCTGCTGCGCGGCCCGGGCATCATGCGCGGCTACCACAACCTTCCCGACAAGACCGCTGAAGTGCTGGAGAACGACGGCTGGTTCCGCACCGGGGACATCGGCGAGGTCGACAAGGACGGCTACGTCCGGATCACCGACCGCAAGAAGGACCTGTTCAAGACGTCGGGCGGCAAGTACGTGGCGCCCACCGAGATCGAGGGCCGGTTCAAGGCCGTCTGCCCCTTCGCGAGCAACATCCTGGTCATCGGCAACGACCGGAACTACTGCACTGCTCTGGTCGCGCTCGACGAGAGCGTGATCATGCCCTGGGCCGCCGCGAACGGTCTGGCCGGCCGCGGCTACGCCGAGGTCGTCACCTCCCCGGAGGTCCACGCGCTCATCGACGGCTTCGTCCAGCGCCTCAACACCGGCCTCCAGCGCTGGCAGACGATCAAGAAGTTCGCCGTCCTGCCCCGCGACCTCGATGTCGAGCACGGCGAGCTCACCCCGAGCCTGAAGGTCAAGCGCCCCGTCGTGGAGCGCGAGTACGCCGACCTGGTCGAAGCCATGTACGAAGGCGCCCGTGAGGTGTGA
- a CDS encoding matrixin family metalloprotease, producing the protein MLAATYSTIFPKIKPDGASSYADLEWSDTHQTANGWKLVYGRWDPNTGTDQLWFNRAYLDDGKCLGSTEHRRRVAAHELGHALGFCHKPYNGMYPSMMWTEYSHISGKEIDGPTEQTDIKAYHALWG; encoded by the coding sequence GTGCTCGCCGCGACCTACAGCACGATCTTCCCCAAGATCAAGCCCGATGGAGCCTCCAGCTACGCGGACCTGGAGTGGAGCGATACCCACCAGACCGCGAACGGCTGGAAACTCGTCTACGGCCGGTGGGACCCGAACACCGGCACGGACCAGCTGTGGTTCAACCGCGCTTACCTGGACGACGGCAAGTGCCTCGGCTCGACGGAGCACCGCCGGCGGGTCGCGGCGCACGAGCTGGGGCACGCGCTCGGCTTCTGCCACAAGCCGTACAACGGCATGTACCCGTCGATGATGTGGACGGAGTACTCCCACATCTCGGGTAAGGAGATCGACGGTCCCACCGAGCAGACCGACATCAAGGCGTATCACGCACTGTGGGGATGA
- a CDS encoding SMI1/KNR4 family protein produces MWREQILQAMAGAELDAPAGEEALAAVESTLGQPLPPQLASLLRECNGVRGRYGLGVVWSAERIAKDNADLRSTRDFTELYMPFEPLMFFGDNGGGDQFAFVRTPQRDEIFVWDHETDSRYLVSYSLDQYIERALQATGDWYR; encoded by the coding sequence ATGTGGCGTGAACAGATCCTTCAGGCGATGGCCGGTGCTGAGCTCGACGCTCCGGCCGGCGAAGAAGCGTTGGCAGCGGTCGAGAGCACACTCGGACAGCCGCTGCCCCCACAGTTGGCCAGTCTGCTACGAGAGTGCAACGGCGTGCGAGGGCGCTACGGTCTCGGCGTCGTCTGGAGCGCCGAGCGGATCGCGAAGGACAACGCGGATCTCCGCAGCACTCGCGACTTCACCGAGCTATACATGCCATTCGAACCACTGATGTTCTTCGGCGATAACGGGGGAGGCGACCAGTTCGCCTTCGTTCGAACTCCACAACGCGATGAGATCTTCGTCTGGGACCACGAGACGGACAGTCGATACCTGGTCTCCTACAGCCTGGACCAGTACATCGAACGGGCCCTGCAGGCCACCGGAGACTGGTACCGGTAA
- a CDS encoding DUF5954 family protein — translation MSEQDAGPAEPVVVRVPVEPVEAAIEADARDAAARHSGLAVRGPLFGIAAQGPGDGRRWRVVVEVAHGCPQDARDALNSLLWFRAKDEAQSREERRPLLAAVARLETEPVDELTVGTTRYRVVRAEEYAAVDSRGAIETPRPTDPEPLTPDWGPGARSPKVDDGLVLDPEAPLSPLQAAERVALRSLAYSGTRFPDAVLADSARAVESHPDVLLMPAAFLITERSGDGEWSAGSSLHATAHDARRTLDFALTWMEPRIRSLIPTNADRTIDARNPPNGTTGKAAAELKEFAMAADMLRAGRCDQVEAAGTVYRITRSRRLLRWGPDGPEVPRPSDTSTHTPSALHPCLDEDGTVHVEDSAGEEPSC, via the coding sequence ATGAGCGAACAGGACGCGGGGCCGGCAGAGCCGGTGGTGGTGAGGGTTCCGGTGGAGCCCGTCGAGGCCGCGATCGAGGCTGATGCCCGCGACGCAGCGGCTCGTCACAGCGGTCTGGCGGTCCGCGGCCCGCTGTTCGGCATCGCCGCCCAGGGGCCGGGGGACGGGCGGCGGTGGCGGGTGGTCGTCGAGGTCGCGCACGGCTGTCCGCAGGATGCCCGTGACGCGCTGAACTCCCTGCTCTGGTTCCGGGCGAAGGACGAGGCGCAGAGCCGGGAGGAACGCCGCCCATTGCTGGCGGCGGTCGCCCGTCTGGAGACCGAGCCCGTCGACGAGCTCACCGTGGGCACCACCCGCTACCGGGTCGTGCGGGCAGAGGAGTACGCGGCTGTCGACAGCCGCGGCGCCATCGAAACCCCACGTCCGACCGACCCCGAACCCCTCACCCCCGACTGGGGCCCCGGCGCCCGCAGCCCGAAGGTCGACGACGGTCTCGTCCTCGACCCCGAGGCGCCCCTCTCCCCGCTGCAGGCAGCGGAGCGAGTCGCCCTGCGCTCCCTGGCCTACAGCGGCACCCGCTTCCCCGACGCCGTCCTCGCGGACTCCGCACGTGCCGTGGAGAGCCATCCCGACGTCCTGCTGATGCCGGCGGCGTTCCTGATCACCGAGCGGTCCGGCGACGGCGAGTGGTCTGCGGGCAGCAGCCTCCACGCCACCGCCCACGATGCCCGCCGCACCCTGGACTTTGCCCTGACCTGGATGGAACCCCGCATCCGCAGCCTGATCCCCACCAACGCCGACCGCACCATCGATGCCCGCAACCCGCCCAACGGCACCACCGGCAAGGCAGCTGCGGAGCTCAAGGAATTCGCGATGGCCGCCGACATGCTGCGTGCCGGCCGCTGCGACCAGGTCGAAGCGGCCGGCACCGTCTACCGCATCACCCGCTCCCGACGCCTGCTGCGCTGGGGCCCCGACGGACCCGAGGTCCCGCGCCCCTCCGACACCAGCACCCACACCCCCTCGGCGCTCCACCCGTGCCTCGACGAGGACGGCACCGTCCATGTCGAGGACTCCGCGGGTGAGGAACCGTCCTGTTGA
- a CDS encoding transposase, producing the protein MTGVITASEPRWIGPFTGLSPQQFGTLVTALRKEEAAQARKGRPWSLPLEDRVLLVVAYGRTNLTLRQLAPLFGISKSAADRIIDHLGPALALRQRQRFRKDTVLIVDGTLVPTRDHSIAERSKNYRYSTNHQVVIDADTRLVVTVGRPLPGNRNDCKAWELSGAKAAVGRTTVIADGGYRGTGLVILHHRERGQAELPAWKEEHNASHRKVRARVEHAFARMKTWKVLRDCRLKGEGVHHAMLSIARLHNLALVE; encoded by the coding sequence ATGACTGGTGTGATCACGGCATCGGAGCCCCGCTGGATAGGCCCGTTCACCGGGCTGAGCCCGCAGCAGTTCGGCACGCTCGTCACCGCTCTGCGCAAGGAGGAGGCAGCCCAGGCACGCAAGGGACGACCATGGAGTCTGCCGCTGGAGGATCGCGTGCTGCTTGTCGTCGCCTACGGGCGAACCAACCTGACACTGCGGCAGCTCGCTCCGCTGTTCGGGATCTCGAAGTCGGCTGCCGACCGCATCATCGACCACCTCGGGCCCGCCCTCGCTCTGCGCCAGCGCCAGCGGTTCCGCAAGGACACCGTGCTGATCGTGGACGGCACGTTGGTTCCCACCCGCGATCACAGCATCGCCGAGCGTTCGAAGAACTACCGCTACTCCACCAACCACCAGGTCGTCATCGACGCCGATACCCGGCTCGTCGTCACCGTCGGTCGGCCCCTGCCCGGCAACCGCAACGACTGCAAGGCATGGGAGCTGTCCGGCGCGAAGGCCGCCGTCGGCAGAACAACCGTGATCGCTGACGGCGGCTACCGCGGCACCGGCCTGGTCATCCTGCACCACCGTGAACGAGGCCAGGCCGAACTACCGGCCTGGAAAGAGGAGCACAACGCCTCCCATCGCAAGGTCCGCGCCCGCGTCGAGCACGCCTTCGCACGAATGAAGACGTGGAAGGTCCTCCGCGACTGCCGCCTCAAGGGCGAGGGCGTTCATCACGCCATGCTCAGCATCGCCCGGCTTCACAACCTCGCCCTCGTCGAATGA
- a CDS encoding DUF4097 family beta strand repeat-containing protein: MQTFATTAPITTVVDIPAGHLRFIAADRADATVDIRPARPGKSRDVKAAEDTTVTYADGVLTITAPEAKNQLFGPSGAVEVTVQLPAGSRVQARAAGAELRGVGRLGDVSYESAQGPVKLDEAATVRLALQDGDITIGRLNGPADLTTARGDLRITEATTGTVVLATQSGSITVGAARGTAATLDAGTSYGRIHNTLQNAKGTGADLTIRATTSHGDITAHAN, encoded by the coding sequence ATGCAGACCTTCGCCACCACCGCCCCGATCACCACCGTCGTCGACATCCCCGCCGGCCACCTCCGCTTCATCGCCGCCGACCGGGCCGACGCCACCGTCGACATCCGCCCCGCCCGCCCCGGCAAGAGCCGCGACGTCAAGGCCGCCGAGGACACCACCGTCACCTACGCCGACGGCGTCCTCACCATCACCGCCCCCGAGGCGAAGAACCAGCTCTTCGGCCCCTCCGGCGCCGTCGAGGTCACCGTCCAGCTCCCCGCCGGCTCCCGCGTCCAGGCCAGGGCCGCCGGCGCCGAACTCCGCGGCGTCGGACGCCTCGGCGACGTCAGCTACGAAAGCGCCCAGGGCCCGGTCAAGCTCGACGAGGCCGCCACCGTCCGCCTCGCCCTCCAGGACGGCGACATCACCATCGGCCGCCTCAACGGCCCCGCCGACCTCACCACCGCCCGCGGCGACCTCCGCATCACCGAGGCCACCACCGGCACCGTCGTCCTCGCCACCCAGTCCGGCTCCATCACCGTCGGCGCCGCCCGCGGCACCGCCGCCACCCTCGACGCCGGCACCTCCTACGGCCGCATCCACAACACCCTGCAGAACGCCAAGGGCACCGGCGCCGACCTCACCATCCGCGCCACCACCTCCCACGGCGACATCACCGCCCACGCCAACTAG
- a CDS encoding IS5 family transposase (programmed frameshift), with translation MSLTDAQWARIEPLLPDRTLRRGGRWRDHRQVIDAIAFKYRTGTPWMDLPEHFGWWKGAHNRLRKWAADGTWEKVFTALMAQADAEDDLDWIVSVDSTIVRAHQHAAGARQKGPRPSSRDHALGRSRGGLTTKIHLAADGRCRPLAFVLTPGQAGDAPAFPDVMANLRVPRPIGRPRTTPEMVLADKAYSSPAIREHLRRRGIRAVIPQPADQATHRKRRGSWGGRPPAFDRDAYKRRNTVERCINKLKQWRGLATRYEKTATIYLAGLHIAAIFIWSAR, from the exons GTGTCGTTGACTGATGCCCAGTGGGCACGCATCGAGCCGTTGCTGCCGGACCGGACGCTTCGGCGGGGTGGGCGGTGGCGTGATCACCGGCAGGTGATCGACGCGATCGCGTTCAAGTACCGCACCGGGACACCGTGGATGGACCTGCCCGAGCACTTCGGCTGGTGGAAGGGCGCCCATAACCGGCTGCGGAAGTGGGCCGCCGATGGCACCTGGGAGAAGGTCTTCACCGCTCTGATGGCTCAGGCGGACGCCGAGGACGATCTCGATTGGATCGTCTCGGTCGACTCCACGATCGTCCGGGCTCATCAGCACGCCGCCGGGGCCCGTCAAAAGGGGCCCCGTCCGTCGAGCCGG GATCATGCCCTCGGACGGTCCCGTGGCGGGCTGACGACGAAGATCCATCTCGCGGCTGACGGCCGATGTCGGCCCCTGGCGTTCGTCCTCACGCCTGGCCAGGCGGGTGACGCGCCCGCGTTCCCCGACGTCATGGCCAACCTGCGGGTGCCTCGCCCGATCGGTCGTCCCAGGACCACCCCGGAAATGGTCCTGGCCGACAAGGCGTATTCGTCCCCGGCGATCCGCGAGCATCTCCGTCGGCGCGGGATCCGGGCGGTGATTCCGCAGCCCGCCGACCAGGCCACCCACCGCAAACGCCGCGGCAGCTGGGGCGGCCGTCCGCCGGCCTTCGACCGCGACGCTTACAAGCGACGCAACACCGTTGAGCGGTGCATCAACAAGCTCAAGCAGTGGCGCGGCCTGGCTACCCGCTACGAGAAGACCGCCACCATCTACCTCGCCGGACTCCACATCGCCGCCATCTTCATCTGGTCCGCGAGATGA